In Sorghum bicolor cultivar BTx623 chromosome 10, Sorghum_bicolor_NCBIv3, whole genome shotgun sequence, one genomic interval encodes:
- the LOC110431274 gene encoding uncharacterized protein LOC110431274, protein MDGQPGAVTACLGTRVKANLVLGSESFAISPESGILSEQLAAMKEKSMAILKEYITKHNAPNDVPDEPVEGESDGEGEALVNNPPKKSKKQK, encoded by the coding sequence ATGGACGGACAACCAGGTGCTGTGACGGCGTGTCTTGGTACGAGAGTAAAAGCAAACCTGGTTCTTGGATCTGAATCGTTTGCTATCAGCCCCGAGTCGGGTATCCTGTCAGAGCAGCTGGCTGCGATGAAGGAGAAGAGCATGGCGATCCTCAAGGAATACATCACCAAGCACAATGCTCCAAACGATGTCCCTGATGAGCCCGTTGAGGGCGAATCTGACGGTGAGGGTGAAGCGCTTGTCAACAACCCGCCAAAGAAATCTAAGAAGCAGAAGTGA